Proteins encoded within one genomic window of Glycine soja cultivar W05 chromosome 1, ASM419377v2, whole genome shotgun sequence:
- the LOC114367122 gene encoding 4-coumarate--CoA ligase 2, protein MITLAPSLDTPKTDQNQVSDPQTSHVFKSKLPDIPISNHLPLHSYCFQNLSQFAHRPCLIVGPASKTFTYADTHLISSKIAAGLSNLGILKGDVVMILLQNSADFVFSFLAISMIGAVATTANPFYTAPEIFKQFTVSKAKLIITQAMYVDKLRNHDGAKLGEDFKVVTVDDPPENCLHFSVLSEANESDVPEVEIHPDDAVAMPFSSGTTGLPKGVILTHKSLTTSVAQQVDGENPNLYLTTEDVLLCVLPLFHIFSLNSVLLCALRAGSAVLLMQKFEIGTLLELIQRHRVSVAMVVPPLVLALAKNPMVADFDLSSIRLVLSGAAPLGKELEEALRNRMPQAVLGQGYGMTEAGPVLSMCLGFAKQPFQTKSGSCGTVVRNAELKVVDPETGRSLGYNQPGEICIRGQQIMKGYLNDEAATASTIDSEGWLHTGDVGYVDDDDEIFIVDRVKELIKYKGFQVPPAELEGLLVSHPSIADAAVVPQKDVAAGEVPVAFVVRSNGFDLTEEAVKEFIAKQVVFYKRLHKVYFVHAIPKSPSGKILRKDLRAKLETAATQTP, encoded by the exons ATGATAACTCTAGCTCCTTCTCTTGATACTCCAAAAACTGATCAAAACCAAGTTTCTGATCCCCAAACTAGCCATGTCTTCAAATCAAAATTACCAGATATCCCAATCTCCAACCACCTCCCTCTCCACTCCTACTGCTTCCAGAACCTCTCCCAATTTGCCCACCGCCCTTGCCTCATCGTCGGACCCGCCTCCAAAACCTTCACCTACGCCGACACCCACCTCATTTCCAGCAAGATCGCCGCCGGATTGTCCAACCTCGGAATCCTCAAGGGCGACGTCGTCATGATCCTCCTCCAGAACTCCGCCGATTTCGTCTTCTCCTTCCTCGCCATCTCCATGATTGGCGCCGTCGCCACCACCGCCAACCCGTTCTACACCGCCCCGGAGATCTTCAAGCAGTTCACCGTCTCCAAGGCGAAGTTGATCATAACACAGGCAATGTACGTGGACAAGCTCCGCAACCACGACGGCGCGAAGCTCGGCGAGGACTTCAAGGTCGTAACCGTCGACGATCCGCCGGAGAATTGCCTCCACTTCTCTGTCCTCTCGGAGGCGAACGAGAGCGACGTGCCAGAGGTGGAGATCCACCCGGACGACGCGGTGGCGATGCCGTTCTCCTCCGGCACGACGGGTTTACCTAAAGGAGTGATTCTCACGCACAAGAGTTTAACCACGAGTGTGGCGCAGCAAGTTGACGGAGAGAACCCTAACCTCTACCTCACCACCGAGGACGTGCTCCTCTGCGTGCTTCCGCTCTTTCACATATTCTCGCTCAACAGTGTGCTATTGTGCGCCCTCAGGGCGGGGAGTGCAGTTTTGTTGATGCAGAAGTTCGAGATCGGGACACTGCTGGAGCTGATACAGCGGCACCGAGTGTCGGTGGCGATGGTGGTGCCCCCGCTGGTGTTGGCGTTGGCAAAGAATCCGATGGTGGCGGATTTTGACCTGAGTTCAATACGGTTAGTGCTGTCCGGAGCTGCTCCCTTGGGGAAGGAGCTCGAGGAGGCTCTCCGGAACAGGATGCCTCAAGCTGTTTTGGGACAG GGTTACGGGATGACAGAAGCAGGGCCAGTGCTGTCCATGTGCTTGGGCTTTGCAAAGCAACCTTTCCAAACAAAATCAGGCTCTTGTGGTACCGTAGTCAGAAATGCAGAACTCAAGGTTGTTGACCCTGAAACTGGTCGTTCTCTTGGCTACAATCAACCCGGTGAAATTTGCATCCGAGGGCAACAGATCATGAAAG GATATCTGAACGATGAGGCAGCGACAGCATCGACCATAGATTCAGAGGGTTGGCTTCACACCGGTGATGTTGGCTACGTAGATGATGATGACGAAATTTTCATTGTTGACAGGGTGAAGGAACTCATCAAATATAAAGGCTTCCAG GTGCCCCCTGCAGAACTTGAAGGGCTTCTTGTAAGCCATCCCTCCATTGCAGATGCAGCTGTTGTCCC ACAAAAGGATGTTGCTGCTGGTGAAGTTCCTGTTGCCTTCGTTGTGAGATCAAACGGCTTTGATCTAACTGAAGAGGCTGTAAAAGAGTTTATAGCTAAACAG GTAGTGTTTTACAAAAGACTGCACAAAGTTTATTTTGTTCATGCTATTCCCAAGTCTCCATCAGGAAAGATATTAAGGAAAGACCTCAGAGCAAAGCTAGAAACCGCCGCCACTCAGACGCCTTAA